From Klebsiella electrica, the proteins below share one genomic window:
- the dmsA gene encoding dimethylsulfoxide reductase subunit A, with product MKIKAPDALLAAEVSRRGLMKTTAIGGLAMASSAFTLPFTRIAHAADAVAPVNETVTWSACTVNCGSRCPLRMHVVDGEIKYVETDNTGDDNYDGLHQVRACLRGRSMRRRVYNPDRLKYPMKRVGKRGEGKFERISWEEAFDTIASNMQRLIKDYGNESIYLNYGTGTLGGTMTRSWPPGKTLIARLMNCCGGYLNHYGDYSSAQIAAGLNYTYGGWADGNSPSDIENSQLVVLFGNNPGETRMSGGGVTYYLEQARQKSNARMIIIDPRYTDTGAGREDEWIPIRPGTDAALVSALAWVMITENLVDRPFLDKYCVGYDEKTLPADAPANGHYKAYILGQGRDGIAKTPQWASTITGIPAARIVQLAREIATAKPAFISQGWGPQRHANGEIATRAISMLSILTGNVGINGGNTGAREGSYDLPFERMPTLENPVETSISMFMWTDAIERGPEMTALRDGVRGKDKLDVPIKMIWNYAGNCLINQHSEINRTHEILQDDKKCEMIVVIDCHMTSSAKYADILLPDCTASEQMDFALDASCGNMSYVIFTDQVIKPRFECKTIYDMTTELAKRLGVEHKFTEGRSQEGWMRYLHELSRKAIPDLPDFDTFRQQGIYKQRDPEGHHVAYKAFRDNPQANPLETPSGKIEIYSQALANIAATWELPDGDVIDPLPIYTPGFENYDDPLTTKFPLQLTGFHYKSRVHSTYGNVDVLKAACRQEMWINPLDAKQRGIANGDRIRIYNHRGEVHIEAKVTPRMMPGVVALGEGAWYNPDAGRVDQAGSINVLTTQRPSPLAKGNPSHTNLVQVEKL from the coding sequence ATGAAAATTAAAGCCCCCGATGCTTTACTGGCTGCCGAAGTAAGCCGGCGTGGTTTAATGAAAACCACGGCAATTGGCGGTCTGGCGATGGCCAGTAGCGCATTTACCCTACCATTTACACGTATTGCCCATGCTGCCGACGCTGTGGCGCCGGTGAATGAAACGGTCACCTGGAGTGCCTGTACCGTGAACTGCGGCAGCCGCTGTCCGCTGCGCATGCATGTGGTGGATGGCGAAATTAAATACGTTGAAACGGATAATACCGGCGACGACAACTATGACGGCCTGCATCAGGTACGCGCCTGTCTGCGCGGGCGTTCCATGCGTCGCCGCGTCTACAACCCCGACCGTCTGAAGTATCCCATGAAGCGCGTTGGCAAGCGCGGTGAAGGAAAATTTGAGCGCATCAGCTGGGAAGAAGCATTTGATACTATCGCCAGCAATATGCAGCGCCTGATTAAAGATTACGGTAACGAATCGATCTACCTGAATTACGGTACCGGTACGCTTGGCGGCACCATGACCCGCTCCTGGCCGCCTGGAAAAACGCTTATCGCCCGTCTGATGAACTGCTGCGGCGGTTACCTTAACCATTACGGCGATTACTCGTCGGCGCAAATCGCTGCGGGCCTGAACTACACCTATGGCGGCTGGGCCGACGGTAACAGCCCGTCGGATATCGAAAACAGCCAGCTGGTGGTGTTGTTTGGCAACAACCCTGGTGAAACACGCATGAGTGGCGGCGGGGTAACGTACTACCTGGAACAAGCGCGGCAAAAATCCAACGCCCGGATGATCATCATCGATCCGCGTTATACCGATACCGGTGCCGGTCGTGAAGATGAGTGGATACCGATTCGACCTGGCACCGACGCCGCGCTGGTTTCCGCGCTCGCCTGGGTGATGATCACCGAAAATCTGGTCGATCGGCCATTCCTCGATAAATACTGCGTCGGCTATGACGAGAAAACGCTGCCTGCCGATGCGCCGGCCAACGGCCACTACAAGGCTTATATCCTCGGTCAGGGTCGCGACGGCATTGCCAAAACGCCGCAGTGGGCATCGACGATCACCGGAATTCCGGCCGCTCGTATTGTGCAACTGGCACGTGAAATTGCGACAGCCAAACCTGCCTTTATCAGCCAGGGCTGGGGGCCGCAGCGCCACGCGAATGGTGAAATCGCCACCCGCGCTATCTCGATGCTGTCGATTCTGACCGGCAACGTTGGCATCAACGGAGGTAACACCGGCGCGCGTGAAGGCTCGTACGACCTGCCTTTCGAGCGTATGCCGACGCTGGAGAACCCCGTTGAGACCAGCATCTCCATGTTTATGTGGACTGACGCGATTGAACGCGGCCCGGAGATGACGGCGTTGCGTGACGGCGTGCGCGGTAAAGATAAGCTGGACGTGCCTATCAAAATGATCTGGAACTATGCCGGTAACTGTCTGATTAACCAGCATTCTGAGATCAACCGCACCCATGAAATCCTGCAGGATGATAAGAAGTGCGAAATGATCGTGGTGATCGACTGCCACATGACCTCGTCAGCCAAATATGCCGATATTCTGCTGCCGGACTGCACTGCTTCCGAGCAGATGGACTTCGCGCTGGATGCCTCGTGCGGCAACATGTCCTACGTTATCTTCACCGACCAGGTGATTAAACCGCGTTTTGAGTGCAAAACGATTTATGACATGACCACGGAACTGGCAAAACGCCTCGGCGTTGAGCACAAGTTTACCGAAGGCCGCAGCCAGGAAGGCTGGATGCGTTATCTGCATGAGCTTTCCCGCAAGGCTATCCCGGATTTACCGGACTTCGATACCTTCCGTCAGCAGGGGATTTACAAGCAGCGCGATCCGGAAGGCCATCATGTTGCCTATAAGGCATTCCGTGACAATCCGCAGGCTAATCCGCTGGAGACCCCGTCGGGCAAAATTGAGATCTATTCCCAGGCGCTGGCGAACATTGCCGCCACCTGGGAGCTGCCCGATGGCGATGTGATCGATCCGCTGCCGATTTATACGCCGGGCTTTGAAAACTATGACGATCCGCTGACGACGAAATTCCCGCTGCAGCTGACCGGTTTTCACTACAAATCGCGCGTTCACTCCACCTACGGCAACGTCGATGTGCTGAAGGCCGCCTGTCGTCAGGAGATGTGGATTAACCCGCTCGACGCGAAACAACGCGGCATCGCCAACGGCGATCGCATTCGTATTTACAACCATCGCGGTGAAGTGCATATCGAAGCCAAAGTCACGCCGCGAATGATGCCTGGCGTTGTCGCGCTGGGTGAGGGCGCCTGGTATAACCCGGACGCAGGACGTGTGGATCAGGCGGGGAGCATCAACGTGCTCACCACCCAACGCCCGTCGCCTCTGGCGAAAGGTAACCCATCGCACACGAACCTGGTCCAGGTTGAAAAGCTGTAA
- the lolA gene encoding outer membrane lipoprotein chaperone LolA: MKKLAITCALLSGFVVSQVWADAASDLKSRLDKVSSFHASFTQKVTDGSGNAVQDGQGDLWVKRPNLFNWHMTQPDESILVSDGKTLWFYNPFVEQATATWLKDATSNTPFMLIARNQSNDWQQYNIKQNGDDFVLTPKSGGGNLKQFTINVGRDGTIHQFSAIEQDDQRSSYQLKSQQNGAVDASKFTFTPPKGVTVDDQRK, translated from the coding sequence ATGAAAAAACTCGCAATCACCTGTGCATTACTGTCTGGATTTGTTGTGAGCCAGGTGTGGGCGGATGCCGCCAGTGATTTGAAAAGCCGCCTTGATAAAGTGAGCAGCTTCCATGCCAGCTTCACCCAAAAAGTGACTGATGGCAGCGGTAACGCCGTCCAGGATGGGCAGGGCGACCTGTGGGTTAAACGTCCGAATCTGTTTAACTGGCATATGACCCAGCCGGATGAAAGCATTCTGGTCTCTGACGGGAAGACCCTGTGGTTCTACAACCCGTTTGTTGAGCAGGCAACCGCCACCTGGTTGAAAGACGCCACCAGCAACACGCCGTTTATGCTGATTGCCCGCAACCAGTCCAACGACTGGCAGCAGTACAACATCAAGCAAAACGGCGATGATTTTGTCCTGACGCCAAAAAGCGGCGGCGGCAACCTGAAGCAGTTTACGATCAACGTTGGCCGCGACGGGACCATCCATCAGTTCAGCGCGATAGAGCAGGATGACCAGCGCAGCAGCTACCAGCTGAAGTCTCAGCAAAACGGCGCGGTCGATGCATCTAAGTTCACCTTTACACCGCCGAAAGGGGTGACGGTGGACGATCAACGTAAGTAG
- the ftsK gene encoding DNA translocase FtsK — MSQEYTEDKEVKLTKLSSGRRLLEALLILCSLFAIWLMAALLSFNPSDPSWSQTAWHEPIHNIGGIPGAWLADTLFFIFGVMAYTIPVIIIGGCWFAWRHQENDEYIDYFAVSLRLIGALALILTSCGLAAINADDIWYFASGGVIGSLLSTTLQPLLHSSGGTIALLCIWAAGLTLFTGWSWVSIAEKLGGAILSVLTFASNRTRRDDTWVDEDEYEDDEDDYDDAAKPQESRRARILRSALARRQRLAEKFSNPMGRKTDAALFSGKRMDDAEEDVQFSANGAPVAADDVLFSGASAARPGDADDVLFSGASAARPGDFDPYDPLLNSHSIADPLAVAAAATAAPQVWAEPVAEQAPVQQPVYQPEPSYPQHQAYQPEQVPVQQPVYQPEPSYPQHQAYQPEQAPVQQPVYQPEPSYPQHQAYQPEQAPVQQPVYQPEPSYSQHQAYQPEQVPVQQPVYQPEPPAPAVAPEAPQEDVKPQRPPMYYFEEVEEKRAREREQLAAWYQPIPEPASPVATRPVTLPPAPSVEAAAVTTLAAGVQQATSAGATAAAASTASSAAPLFSPASGGPRAQVKEGIGPKLPRPNHVRVPTRRELASYGIKLPSQRMAEERARKAELNQAYDDEPLTDEEVDALEQDELARQFAATQQQRYGEVYMQDEEDDSAAEAELARQFAASQQQRYSSEQPQGATPFSPADYDFSPMKALVDDGPSEPLFTPMPETQPPVQQYQQPAQRYQQPVQPSPVQQPYQQPAQPVQPPQMAQQPQPAAQSYQPQQAPQGHMPQQTAAAQPPQDSLIHPLLMRNGNSQPMQRPTTPLPSLDLLTPPPSEVEPVDTFALEQMARLVEARLADFRIKADVVNYSPGPVITRFELNLAPGVKAARISNLSRDLARSLSTIAVRVVEVIPGKPYVGLELPNKKRQTVYLREVLDNTKFRDNPSPLTVVLGKDIAGDPVVADLAKMPHLLVAGTTGSGKSVGVNAMILSMLYKAQPEDVRFIMIDPKMLELSVYEGIPHLLTEVVTDMKDAANALRWSVNEMERRYKLMSALGVRNLAGYNEKIAEAARMGRPIPDPYWKPGDSMDAVHPVLEKLPYIVVLVDEFADLMMTVGKKVEELIARLAQKARAAGIHLVLATQRPSVDVITGLIKANIPTRIAFTVSSKIDSRTILDQGGAESLLGMGDMLYSGPNSTMPVRVHGAFVRDQEVHAVVQDWKARGRPQYVDGITSDSESEGGSGGFDGGEELDPLFDQAVNFVTEKRKASISGVQRQFRIGYNRAARIIEQMEAQGIVSEQGHNGNREVLAPPPFE; from the coding sequence TTGAGCCAGGAATACACCGAAGACAAAGAAGTCAAACTGACCAAGTTAAGCAGCGGGCGCCGACTCCTTGAGGCGTTGCTCATCCTTTGCTCCCTGTTTGCCATCTGGCTGATGGCGGCATTACTCAGCTTTAATCCCTCGGATCCCAGCTGGTCGCAAACGGCCTGGCACGAACCTATCCATAACATAGGTGGAATCCCGGGAGCCTGGCTTGCCGATACGCTATTTTTCATTTTTGGCGTAATGGCTTATACCATTCCGGTGATTATTATCGGCGGTTGCTGGTTCGCCTGGCGTCATCAGGAGAACGACGAGTACATCGACTACTTTGCCGTTTCGCTACGCCTGATTGGCGCACTGGCGCTGATTCTGACCTCCTGCGGTCTGGCCGCGATTAACGCCGATGATATCTGGTATTTCGCCTCCGGCGGCGTGATCGGCAGTTTGCTGAGCACCACTCTGCAACCGTTGCTGCACAGCAGCGGCGGAACCATTGCGCTGCTCTGCATCTGGGCGGCGGGTTTAACGCTGTTCACCGGCTGGTCGTGGGTTAGCATTGCCGAAAAACTCGGCGGTGCGATTCTGTCTGTTCTGACATTTGCCAGCAACCGTACCCGTCGGGACGATACCTGGGTGGATGAAGACGAATACGAAGACGATGAAGACGACTACGACGACGCAGCGAAGCCGCAGGAGTCTCGTCGTGCGCGCATTTTACGCAGCGCGCTCGCGCGTCGTCAGCGTCTGGCCGAGAAATTCTCCAATCCGATGGGGCGTAAAACCGATGCCGCGTTGTTCTCCGGCAAGCGTATGGATGATGCCGAAGAGGATGTGCAGTTCAGCGCCAACGGGGCCCCCGTCGCAGCGGACGATGTCCTCTTTTCGGGGGCCAGTGCGGCACGTCCTGGCGATGCTGACGATGTGCTGTTTTCTGGCGCCAGCGCGGCGCGTCCGGGGGATTTTGACCCTTACGATCCGCTATTAAATAGCCACAGCATTGCCGATCCGCTGGCTGTAGCAGCAGCGGCAACCGCCGCGCCACAGGTATGGGCCGAACCGGTAGCTGAGCAGGCGCCGGTACAGCAGCCGGTTTACCAGCCGGAACCGTCGTACCCGCAGCATCAGGCATATCAGCCTGAGCAGGTGCCGGTACAGCAGCCGGTTTACCAGCCGGAACCGTCTTACCCGCAGCATCAGGCGTATCAGCCTGAGCAGGCGCCGGTACAGCAGCCGGTTTACCAGCCGGAACCGTCGTACCCGCAGCATCAGGCGTATCAGCCTGAGCAGGCGCCGGTACAGCAGCCGGTGTACCAGCCGGAACCGTCTTACTCGCAGCATCAGGCATATCAGCCTGAGCAGGTGCCGGTACAGCAGCCGGTATATCAGCCGGAGCCACCGGCTCCTGCCGTAGCGCCTGAAGCGCCGCAGGAGGATGTGAAGCCACAGCGTCCGCCGATGTATTATTTTGAAGAGGTTGAAGAGAAGCGAGCGCGTGAGCGCGAGCAACTGGCCGCCTGGTATCAGCCGATCCCTGAACCGGCAAGCCCGGTCGCCACACGGCCTGTTACACTGCCACCAGCGCCTTCGGTCGAAGCCGCAGCGGTAACTACCCTTGCCGCCGGCGTACAGCAGGCGACGAGCGCGGGTGCAACGGCGGCGGCCGCTTCCACCGCGTCATCCGCTGCGCCGCTGTTCAGCCCGGCATCCGGTGGGCCGCGCGCGCAGGTGAAAGAGGGGATTGGTCCAAAACTGCCGCGCCCTAATCATGTCCGCGTCCCCACGCGCCGCGAACTGGCTTCTTATGGCATTAAGCTGCCGTCACAACGTATGGCTGAAGAGCGCGCGCGTAAAGCTGAACTCAATCAGGCCTATGACGATGAGCCGTTAACGGATGAAGAAGTGGACGCGCTGGAACAGGACGAGCTGGCTCGCCAGTTTGCCGCCACTCAGCAGCAGCGTTACGGCGAAGTCTATATGCAGGATGAAGAGGATGATTCCGCAGCGGAAGCTGAACTGGCCCGTCAGTTTGCGGCGTCGCAGCAGCAGCGCTACAGCAGCGAACAGCCGCAGGGCGCAACGCCGTTCTCTCCTGCGGATTATGATTTCTCGCCGATGAAAGCGCTGGTCGATGATGGTCCGAGTGAACCGCTGTTCACACCGATGCCGGAGACACAGCCGCCGGTGCAGCAGTACCAGCAGCCGGCCCAGCGGTATCAACAACCGGTGCAACCGTCGCCGGTACAGCAACCGTATCAGCAACCTGCGCAGCCGGTTCAACCTCCGCAGATGGCGCAGCAGCCTCAGCCTGCCGCACAGAGCTATCAGCCGCAGCAGGCCCCTCAGGGCCATATGCCGCAGCAGACAGCCGCCGCGCAGCCGCCGCAGGATAGCCTGATTCACCCGCTGCTGATGCGTAACGGCAACAGCCAGCCGATGCAACGGCCGACGACGCCGCTGCCGTCGCTGGATCTGCTGACGCCGCCGCCGAGCGAGGTCGAGCCGGTGGATACCTTCGCGCTGGAGCAAATGGCGCGCCTGGTTGAGGCCCGTCTGGCGGACTTCCGCATTAAAGCGGATGTGGTGAACTACTCACCAGGCCCGGTTATCACCCGTTTCGAACTGAATCTGGCGCCGGGCGTGAAGGCCGCGCGGATTTCAAACCTGTCGCGTGACCTGGCCCGTTCCTTGTCCACCATTGCGGTGCGTGTCGTGGAAGTGATTCCAGGTAAGCCGTACGTGGGCCTGGAACTGCCGAATAAAAAACGCCAGACCGTTTACCTGCGAGAAGTGCTGGATAACACGAAATTCCGCGATAACCCATCGCCGCTCACCGTGGTACTGGGGAAAGACATCGCCGGCGATCCGGTCGTTGCCGATCTGGCAAAAATGCCGCACCTGCTGGTGGCCGGTACCACCGGTTCCGGTAAATCGGTGGGGGTCAACGCCATGATCCTCAGCATGCTGTATAAAGCGCAGCCGGAAGATGTGCGCTTCATTATGATCGACCCGAAAATGCTCGAACTGTCGGTCTATGAAGGGATCCCGCATCTGCTGACCGAAGTCGTCACCGATATGAAAGACGCCGCTAACGCACTGCGCTGGAGCGTGAACGAAATGGAGCGTCGCTACAAGCTGATGTCGGCGCTCGGCGTGCGTAACCTCGCGGGTTACAACGAGAAGATCGCCGAAGCGGCGCGGATGGGCCGGCCGATTCCGGATCCGTACTGGAAACCGGGAGACAGTATGGACGCCGTCCATCCGGTGCTGGAAAAACTGCCGTATATCGTCGTCCTGGTAGATGAGTTCGCCGACCTGATGATGACCGTCGGTAAGAAGGTCGAAGAGCTGATCGCGCGTCTGGCGCAGAAAGCGCGTGCGGCGGGTATTCACCTCGTGCTGGCAACGCAGCGTCCGTCGGTTGACGTCATTACCGGTCTTATTAAAGCGAACATCCCGACGCGTATCGCATTCACCGTCTCGAGCAAGATTGACTCGCGTACTATCCTCGATCAGGGCGGCGCGGAATCACTGCTGGGGATGGGGGATATGCTCTACTCCGGGCCGAACTCGACCATGCCGGTGCGTGTCCACGGCGCGTTCGTTCGCGACCAGGAAGTGCACGCCGTGGTTCAGGACTGGAAAGCGCGCGGGCGTCCGCAGTATGTTGACGGCATTACGTCGGATAGTGAAAGCGAAGGCGGCAGCGGCGGCTTTGACGGTGGTGAAGAGCTGGATCCGTTGTTCGATCAGGCGGTGAACTTCGTCACTGAAAAACGTAAAGCCTCTATCTCCGGCGTTCAGCGCCAGTTCCGCATCGGGTACAACCGCGCGGCACGTATTATCGAACAGATGGAAGCGCAGGGTATTGTCAGCGAGCAGGGCCATAATGGTAACCGCGAAGTGCTGGCGCCGCCGCCCTTCGAGTAA
- the rarA gene encoding replication-associated recombination protein RarA, with protein MSNLSLDFSDNAFQPLAARMRPENLAQYIGQQHLLAPGKPLPRAIEAGHLHSMILWGPPGTGKTTLAEVIARYASADVERISAVTSGVKEIREAIERARQNRNAGRRTILFVDEVHRFNKSQQDAFLPHIEDGTITFIGATTENPSFELNSALLSRARVYLLKSLSSEDIEHVLTQAMNDKDRGYGGQNIVLPDDTRQAIAGLVNGDARRALNTLEMMADMAETDASGNRVLKAELLTEIAGERSARFDNKGDRFYDLISALHKSVRGSAPDAALYWYARIITAGGDPLYVARRCLAIASEDVGNADPRAMQVALSAWDCFTRVGPAEGERAIAQAIVYLACAPKSNAVYTAFKAAMADARERPDYDVPVHLRNAPTRLMKEMGYGQEYRYAHDEPNAYAAGEAYFPQEMAQTRYYRPTNRGLEGKIGEKLAWLSEQDQNSSIKRYR; from the coding sequence GTGAGCAATCTGTCGCTCGATTTTTCCGATAATGCGTTTCAACCTCTGGCCGCCCGCATGCGGCCAGAAAATTTAGCGCAGTACATTGGCCAGCAGCATCTGCTGGCGCCGGGGAAACCTTTGCCGCGGGCGATTGAGGCCGGGCATCTGCATTCGATGATCTTATGGGGGCCGCCCGGCACCGGTAAAACCACGCTGGCTGAAGTGATTGCTCGCTATGCCAGCGCCGATGTTGAACGAATCTCGGCGGTAACCTCCGGCGTAAAAGAGATCCGCGAAGCGATCGAGCGCGCCAGACAGAACCGTAATGCCGGGCGCCGCACCATTCTGTTCGTTGACGAAGTCCATCGTTTTAATAAAAGTCAGCAGGATGCCTTTTTGCCGCATATTGAAGACGGCACCATCACCTTCATCGGCGCGACGACGGAAAACCCCTCGTTTGAACTCAATTCCGCACTGCTATCCCGGGCGCGCGTATACCTGCTGAAATCGTTGTCCAGCGAGGATATTGAGCATGTGCTGACGCAGGCGATGAACGATAAAGATCGTGGCTACGGCGGGCAAAATATCGTGCTGCCGGATGATACCCGCCAGGCGATCGCCGGGCTGGTTAACGGCGATGCGCGCCGGGCGCTCAATACGCTGGAAATGATGGCCGATATGGCGGAGACGGATGCCTCCGGCAACCGGGTGCTGAAAGCGGAACTGCTGACCGAAATTGCCGGCGAGCGCAGCGCCCGGTTTGATAATAAAGGCGACCGTTTCTACGATTTGATTTCCGCGCTGCACAAGTCCGTTCGCGGCAGCGCGCCGGATGCGGCGCTGTACTGGTACGCTCGTATCATTACCGCCGGCGGCGATCCGCTGTATGTGGCCCGACGCTGCCTGGCTATCGCTTCGGAAGATGTTGGCAATGCCGACCCGCGTGCCATGCAGGTTGCGCTCTCTGCCTGGGACTGTTTTACCCGGGTGGGGCCAGCGGAGGGCGAGCGTGCGATTGCGCAGGCTATTGTTTATCTCGCCTGCGCGCCGAAGAGCAACGCGGTTTACACCGCATTTAAAGCCGCCATGGCCGATGCCCGCGAGCGTCCGGACTACGATGTGCCGGTGCATCTGCGTAACGCGCCAACCCGCTTGATGAAAGAGATGGGCTATGGGCAGGAGTATCGCTATGCCCATGATGAGCCAAACGCCTATGCTGCCGGGGAAGCCTATTTCCCGCAGGAAATGGCCCAAACTCGTTATTATCGGCCCACAAATCGGGGGCTGGAGGGCAAAATTGGCGAAAAGCTCGCCTGGCTTAGCGAACAGGATCAAAATAGCTCCATAAAACGCTACCGCTAA
- the serS gene encoding serine--tRNA ligase, with protein sequence MLDPNLLRTEPDAVAEKLARRGFKLDIDKLRALEERRKVLQVETENLQAERNSRSKSIGQAKARGEDIEPLRQEVNKLGEQLDAAKAELDVLLVEIRDIALTIPNIPHDDVPAGRDENDNVEVSRWGTPREFDFDVRDHVTLGEMHGGLDFAAAVKLTGSRFVVMKGQLARLHRALAQFMLDLHTEQHGYSENYVPYLVNQETLYGTGQLPKFAGDLFHTRPLEEEADSSNYALIPTAEVPLTNLVRDEIIDEDDLPIKMTAHTPCFRSEAGSYGRDTRGLIRMHQFDKVEMVQIVRPEDSMAALEEMTGHAEKVLQLLGLPYRKVALCTGDMGFSACKTYDLEVWVPAQNTYREISSCSNVWDFQARRMQARCRSKSDKKTRLVHTLNGSGLAVGRTLVALMENYQQADGRIAIPEILRPYMRGLEFIG encoded by the coding sequence ATGCTCGATCCCAATCTGCTGCGTACCGAGCCAGACGCAGTCGCTGAAAAACTGGCACGCCGGGGCTTTAAGCTGGATATAGATAAACTGCGCGCTCTGGAAGAGCGTCGTAAAGTTCTGCAGGTTGAAACGGAAAATCTGCAGGCGGAGCGTAACTCCCGATCGAAATCCATTGGCCAGGCGAAAGCGCGCGGGGAAGATATCGAGCCATTACGCCAGGAAGTTAACAAACTTGGCGAACAGCTGGATGCGGCGAAAGCCGAGCTGGACGTGTTACTGGTAGAGATCCGCGATATCGCGCTGACTATCCCTAACATTCCGCACGACGACGTGCCGGCCGGTCGCGACGAAAACGACAACGTTGAAGTCAGCCGCTGGGGGACGCCGCGCGAGTTCGATTTTGACGTCCGCGATCACGTGACGCTGGGCGAAATGCACGGCGGACTGGACTTTGCCGCTGCCGTTAAGCTGACCGGTTCCCGCTTTGTGGTGATGAAAGGGCAACTGGCCCGCCTGCATCGTGCGCTGGCGCAGTTCATGCTGGATCTGCATACCGAACAGCACGGCTACAGTGAAAACTATGTGCCGTATCTGGTCAACCAGGAGACGCTGTACGGTACCGGTCAACTGCCGAAATTTGCCGGCGATCTGTTCCATACCCGCCCGCTGGAAGAAGAAGCCGACAGCAGCAACTATGCGCTGATCCCGACCGCTGAAGTGCCGCTGACCAATCTTGTTCGCGATGAGATCATCGACGAAGACGATCTGCCGATCAAAATGACCGCCCACACGCCGTGTTTCCGTTCTGAAGCCGGTTCCTACGGTCGTGATACCCGTGGCCTGATTCGTATGCATCAGTTCGACAAAGTAGAAATGGTGCAGATCGTGCGTCCGGAAGATTCGATGGCGGCGCTGGAAGAGATGACCGGCCATGCGGAAAAAGTTCTGCAGCTGCTGGGGCTGCCATACCGTAAAGTGGCGCTCTGCACCGGCGATATGGGCTTCAGCGCATGCAAAACGTATGATCTGGAAGTCTGGGTTCCGGCGCAGAACACCTACCGTGAAATCTCCTCCTGCTCTAACGTCTGGGACTTCCAGGCGCGTCGTATGCAGGCACGCTGCCGCAGCAAGTCCGACAAGAAAACTCGTCTGGTGCACACGCTGAACGGTTCCGGGCTGGCGGTGGGTCGTACCCTGGTCGCGCTGATGGAAAACTATCAGCAGGCGGATGGTCGTATTGCGATCCCGGAAATTCTGCGCCCCTATATGCGTGGCCTCGAATTTATCGGCTGA
- a CDS encoding dimethyl sulfoxide reductase anchor subunit family protein, whose amino-acid sequence MGSGWHEWPLMIFTVFGQCVAGGFIVLALALMKGGLSHEQQQRVVLSMFGLWVLMGIGFIASTLHLGSPMRAFNSLNRVGASSLSNEIASGALFFAVGGIGWLLAVVKKLSTGLRSLWLVATMVLGIIFVWMMVRVYNTIDTVPTWYTVWTPLSFFLTLLIGGPLLGYLLLRVAGVDGWAMRLLPVVTLLALVASIIVALMQGSELSTIHSSVQQASALVPDYGSLMAWRVVALVLAVACWVVPLLKGYQPAVPLLSLAFVLVLVGEMVGRGIFYGLHMTVGMAIAN is encoded by the coding sequence ATGGGAAGTGGATGGCATGAATGGCCGCTGATGATCTTCACGGTCTTTGGACAGTGCGTGGCGGGTGGTTTTATCGTCCTGGCGCTGGCGCTGATGAAAGGCGGTTTGTCGCATGAGCAGCAGCAGCGCGTAGTGCTGAGCATGTTTGGCTTATGGGTGCTGATGGGGATTGGGTTTATCGCCTCAACCCTGCACCTGGGGTCGCCGATGCGGGCTTTTAACTCGCTTAACCGGGTTGGTGCTTCGTCGTTGAGTAACGAAATTGCCAGCGGCGCCCTCTTTTTCGCCGTCGGTGGCATTGGCTGGCTGCTGGCGGTGGTGAAGAAACTGTCGACCGGGCTGCGCAGTCTCTGGCTGGTCGCGACGATGGTGCTGGGTATTATCTTTGTCTGGATGATGGTGCGTGTGTATAACACCATCGATACCGTACCGACCTGGTATACCGTCTGGACGCCACTGAGCTTCTTCCTGACGCTGTTGATCGGCGGCCCGCTGCTGGGCTATCTGCTGCTGCGGGTTGCCGGGGTGGATGGTTGGGCGATGCGTCTGCTACCGGTAGTCACGCTGCTGGCGCTGGTGGCCAGCATTATTGTGGCCCTGATGCAAGGCAGCGAGCTGTCGACGATTCACAGTTCTGTTCAGCAGGCTTCTGCGCTGGTGCCGGATTATGGCTCACTGATGGCCTGGCGTGTGGTTGCGCTGGTGCTGGCTGTGGCATGCTGGGTTGTTCCGCTGCTCAAAGGCTATCAGCCCGCCGTGCCGCTGCTAAGTCTGGCCTTCGTGCTGGTACTGGTGGGTGAGATGGTAGGGCGGGGCATATTCTACGGTCTGCATATGACGGTCGGTATGGCTATCGCCAACTGA